A region from the Pseudodesulfovibrio sp. JC047 genome encodes:
- the ettA gene encoding energy-dependent translational throttle protein EttA: MSNEPDKIIYSMYKVTKRHGQREVLKNVSLSYFYGAKIGVLGLNGSGKSSLLKILAGVDTTFEGDIHVKEGFTIGYLEQEPLQNEERTVREVVEEGVGEIMDIIREYNEINDKFAEPMEPDEMDALIERQGKVQELMDAKGAWDIDSKLEMAMDSLRCPPGDSPVSVISGGEKRRVALCRLLLQSPDILLLDEPTNHLDADSVAWLEQFLSGFPGTVIAVTHDRYFLDNVAGWILELDRGRGIPWKGNYSSWLDQKQNRLAKEGKQEADRQKTLQRELEWIRMSPKGRRAKSKARINAYESMLSHESERLADDLQIYIPPGPHLGKQVIVAENVTKSMGDKLLMDDVNFILPPNAIVGIIGPNGAGKSTLCKMIVGDQAPDFGTMTVGSTVQLAYADQNRASLTPGKTVYEIISGGNEFIKLGDREINARAYCSRFNFAGQDQQKSVDVLSGGERNRVHMAQMLKSGSNVLLLDEPTNDLDVNTMRALEDGLENFAGCVLVISHDRWFLDRVATHIIAFEGDSKVVMVEGNYSEYDADRKKRLGTDASQPHRLKFRKLTR, from the coding sequence ATGAGCAACGAACCCGATAAGATAATTTATTCCATGTACAAGGTGACCAAGCGTCACGGGCAAAGGGAAGTGCTGAAAAATGTGTCCCTATCGTATTTTTACGGTGCCAAAATCGGTGTTCTCGGTCTGAATGGATCGGGAAAGTCGTCTCTGTTGAAGATTTTGGCCGGTGTGGATACAACCTTTGAAGGCGATATACATGTCAAGGAAGGGTTCACCATCGGCTATCTCGAACAGGAACCGCTTCAGAATGAAGAGCGTACTGTTCGAGAAGTGGTTGAAGAAGGCGTTGGCGAGATCATGGATATCATCCGTGAATACAACGAGATCAACGACAAATTTGCTGAACCCATGGAACCTGACGAAATGGATGCGCTTATAGAGCGACAGGGAAAAGTTCAGGAATTGATGGACGCCAAAGGGGCGTGGGATATTGATTCCAAGCTCGAAATGGCTATGGATTCGCTTCGATGCCCTCCGGGTGATTCCCCGGTTTCCGTGATTTCTGGTGGTGAAAAACGTCGGGTCGCCCTGTGTCGTCTGCTGCTGCAATCGCCGGATATTTTGTTGTTGGATGAGCCGACCAACCATCTTGATGCAGATTCCGTTGCCTGGCTCGAACAATTCCTGTCCGGCTTTCCCGGAACCGTTATTGCCGTGACTCATGATCGCTACTTTCTCGATAATGTCGCTGGCTGGATTCTTGAACTGGATCGCGGACGCGGTATTCCCTGGAAAGGCAACTATTCTTCTTGGTTGGATCAGAAGCAGAATCGTCTTGCCAAAGAAGGCAAACAGGAAGCCGACCGCCAAAAGACCTTACAGCGAGAGTTGGAATGGATTCGCATGTCGCCCAAGGGCCGCCGTGCCAAGTCCAAGGCGCGTATCAATGCTTATGAATCCATGCTCAGCCACGAAAGTGAGCGGCTGGCCGATGATTTACAGATCTACATTCCACCGGGACCCCATCTCGGCAAGCAAGTCATCGTTGCCGAAAACGTGACCAAATCCATGGGTGACAAGCTTCTCATGGACGATGTGAACTTCATTCTCCCACCCAATGCCATTGTGGGTATTATCGGTCCGAACGGTGCTGGTAAGTCCACGCTGTGCAAGATGATCGTCGGTGACCAAGCGCCGGATTTCGGGACCATGACGGTCGGTTCGACGGTCCAGCTTGCCTATGCTGATCAGAATCGTGCGTCTTTGACACCGGGCAAGACGGTGTATGAAATCATCAGCGGAGGCAATGAGTTTATCAAGTTGGGTGACCGTGAAATCAATGCTCGTGCCTATTGTTCCCGTTTCAATTTTGCGGGACAGGATCAGCAGAAGTCCGTCGATGTTTTGTCTGGTGGTGAGCGGAACAGGGTCCACATGGCCCAGATGCTCAAATCTGGATCAAACGTCTTATTGCTTGATGAACCGACCAACGACCTTGACGTCAATACCATGCGCGCCTTGGAAGATGGATTGGAAAACTTTGCCGGATGTGTGTTGGTTATCAGTCATGATCGGTGGTTTCTGGATCGTGTGGCCACTCATATTATCGCCTTTGAAGGGGATTCCAAAGTGGTCATGGTCGAAG
- a CDS encoding 2-oxoacid:ferredoxin oxidoreductase subunit beta, with translation MVTVEDFGQFETTWCPGCGNFSILSSLKKTLSALDIAPHEVVISSGIGQAAKMPHYLKCHMFNGLHGRSLPVAQGMKMANPDMKVLCVSGDGCSYGEGGNHFLAAIRRNMDITLLVHDNQIYGLTKGQASPTTERGHVTKAQPAGAPSEAFNPVSVAVAMKASFVARAFSGEPDHLVDVMTQAMNHTGFSLVDILQPCVSFNKVNTFAWYKERTYFLEEHDPTNWAAAMEKSDEFGDRIPLGVLYRNDRPIFPVHDRLALHEYDTNDLKAVVQSYT, from the coding sequence ATGGTCACTGTTGAAGATTTCGGTCAATTCGAAACAACATGGTGCCCCGGGTGCGGTAATTTCTCGATTCTTTCGAGTTTGAAAAAAACATTGTCCGCCCTGGACATCGCCCCACACGAGGTCGTGATTTCCTCTGGTATCGGGCAGGCCGCCAAGATGCCTCATTATCTGAAATGCCACATGTTCAATGGGTTGCATGGTCGTTCCCTGCCGGTGGCGCAGGGCATGAAAATGGCCAATCCTGACATGAAGGTCTTGTGTGTGTCCGGCGATGGATGCTCATATGGTGAAGGTGGCAATCACTTTCTCGCCGCGATTCGGCGCAACATGGATATCACCTTGTTGGTCCACGATAATCAGATTTACGGTCTGACCAAGGGACAGGCCAGTCCGACGACCGAGCGAGGACATGTGACCAAGGCCCAACCGGCTGGCGCGCCATCCGAGGCATTCAATCCGGTCAGTGTGGCGGTCGCGATGAAGGCGAGTTTTGTGGCGCGGGCGTTTTCCGGCGAGCCGGATCATTTGGTCGATGTCATGACTCAGGCCATGAATCATACGGGTTTTTCACTGGTTGATATCTTGCAACCCTGCGTTTCTTTTAATAAAGTCAATACGTTTGCGTGGTACAAGGAACGGACCTATTTTCTGGAAGAGCACGACCCGACCAATTGGGCCGCAGCCATGGAAAAGAGCGATGAGTTCGGCGACCGGATTCCGCTGGGGGTACTGTATCGCAATGATCGACCAATTTTTCCTGTGCATGACCGATTGGCACTGCATGAATATGACACAAACGACTTGAAAGCGGTTGTGCAGTCGTATACCTAG